One stretch of Lacrimispora sphenoides DNA includes these proteins:
- a CDS encoding ATP-binding protein, protein MNRRINIRPTSGVYATYKRLSYQPWTAIAEFIDNSTQSFYDHKDELLSTKYYKGLVINIDYVEDKLNGDSLVIRDDAFGMEWSDFQRAVILDKPPKNTSGRNEFGMGLKTAACWFGSLWSVESTQLNSKNKYYTEIDIDQLEKYKTEEVDVTEETVNLKEHYTKIVIKKLNKKISGSRTVWAVKQLLSSIYREDIRSGLIKIYYNGTLLQFNEAPIFKEINQENHSKEWKKDIRFSILHDNKELKVTGFIAIRIPGSLKDAGFTLLRRGRVIVGGSEKNYRPTELFGDSNSYAYQRLFGELHMDNWPVTQAKDNFDWHNSGLEEAFIKELEKFSQDYRRKAESIRVREKINTNELVKNAVKDLSNSGLVDDVHVEIIELSHEADRSIEDDKFTLIENNIPSDTKIDLQEEQLPEEIVDFNDDGVILEGGSQVNYKFKYRGIEYLFHIIFEMSNPTAHWLLVEEKSKLEYTLQINMKHAFFKPLVKKKEFMPIMMKMCIALVLAEIDSLMLSPDGRINACDIRLKMNEILEDVRKGDVSNE, encoded by the coding sequence ATGAATAGACGTATCAATATTAGACCTACAAGTGGAGTTTATGCCACATATAAACGACTTAGTTATCAGCCATGGACTGCAATTGCTGAATTTATAGATAACTCAACGCAAAGTTTTTATGATCATAAAGATGAGTTATTATCTACCAAATACTATAAGGGACTTGTAATAAATATTGATTATGTCGAAGATAAACTGAATGGAGATAGTCTGGTCATAAGGGATGATGCTTTTGGTATGGAATGGTCAGATTTTCAACGTGCTGTTATTTTGGATAAACCACCCAAGAATACTTCAGGAAGAAATGAATTTGGGATGGGCTTAAAAACAGCTGCATGCTGGTTTGGCTCCTTATGGTCAGTTGAGTCAACTCAACTTAATTCTAAGAACAAATACTATACTGAGATTGATATAGATCAACTGGAGAAATATAAAACTGAAGAAGTAGACGTTACGGAAGAAACAGTAAATTTAAAGGAGCACTATACAAAAATTGTAATTAAAAAACTGAATAAAAAAATTAGCGGTTCGCGTACGGTATGGGCTGTTAAACAATTATTGAGTAGTATTTATCGAGAAGATATTAGAAGTGGATTAATAAAAATATATTATAATGGTACTCTTTTACAATTTAACGAGGCCCCTATTTTTAAGGAGATTAATCAGGAGAATCATTCCAAAGAATGGAAAAAAGATATACGATTTTCGATTTTACATGACAACAAGGAACTGAAAGTAACCGGTTTTATTGCGATTCGAATTCCAGGTAGTCTTAAAGATGCTGGATTTACATTATTGCGACGTGGTCGAGTTATTGTTGGTGGTTCTGAAAAAAATTATAGGCCAACAGAATTATTTGGGGATTCGAACTCCTATGCATACCAACGATTATTTGGGGAATTACATATGGATAACTGGCCAGTAACGCAAGCAAAAGATAATTTTGATTGGCATAATAGTGGTCTAGAAGAAGCATTTATAAAGGAATTAGAAAAATTCTCACAAGATTACCGTCGAAAAGCCGAATCCATACGTGTTAGAGAAAAAATTAATACTAATGAATTGGTTAAAAATGCAGTTAAAGATTTGTCTAACTCTGGACTGGTGGATGATGTTCACGTAGAGATTATTGAACTATCTCATGAAGCGGACAGATCTATTGAAGATGATAAGTTTACCTTGATTGAAAATAATATTCCAAGTGACACGAAAATTGATTTACAAGAAGAGCAATTACCGGAAGAAATAGTCGATTTTAATGATGACGGTGTGATTTTAGAGGGAGGTTCACAGGTTAATTATAAATTTAAATATAGAGGAATTGAATACCTTTTCCATATTATATTTGAGATGTCAAATCCTACTGCCCATTGGTTACTTGTTGAGGAAAAGTCAAAGCTTGAATATACATTGCAAATAAATATGAAACATGCTTTCTTTAAGCCACTGGTCAAGAAAAAAGAGTTTATGCCTATCATGATGAAAATGTGTATAGCGCTTGTATTAGCCGAAATCGATTCCCTTATGCTATCACCAGATGGGAGAATAAACGCATGTGATATTCGTTTAAAAATGAATGAAATTCTTGAAGATGTTAGAAAAGGAGATGTCAGCAATGAATGA
- the dcm gene encoding DNA (cytosine-5-)-methyltransferase: protein MKANKFKFIDLFAGIGGFHQAMRYLGGECLMAAEINQACVETYNLNYKTLEGKVRGNVNDIDPLTIDSFDVLCAGFPCQPFSKAGYQKGFKDESRGNLFFKIIDILDGHPEVKFVILENVRNLADKSENWDVIKSELSKRNFYITEKPIILSPSDFGLPQIRERVYILGIKKSIKNNEILNNGCIHVNDLNLKKYYKVCQMGDAWKILEQDVSDDYLITAEQEEMIFAWDEFRQATNIGVIGFPIWLNSFGVNFEDEDLFRQEQGYEDMPNWKKRFVDNNRKLYLENRDFIDDWIVRYDMFNRIKLLQKFEWNCGIDVDDIHNTIIQIRQSGIRIKRPTYYPSLVAMVNTPIIWDRQKQHFRHITQREAANLQNFHGKFKFPRNDKAAYKQLGNSVNVRVLKILGEQLFALANEGWGDEENE from the coding sequence TTGAAGGCAAACAAATTTAAATTTATTGATTTATTTGCAGGCATCGGAGGGTTCCATCAAGCAATGAGGTATCTTGGTGGTGAATGCTTAATGGCAGCTGAAATTAATCAAGCTTGTGTTGAAACGTATAACCTTAATTATAAAACGCTTGAGGGTAAGGTTCGAGGTAATGTTAATGATATTGATCCACTTACAATTGATTCATTTGATGTATTATGCGCTGGCTTTCCATGTCAACCATTTAGTAAAGCTGGATATCAAAAGGGATTTAAAGATGAAAGCCGTGGCAATTTATTCTTTAAAATCATAGATATTCTTGATGGGCATCCAGAAGTAAAATTTGTTATTCTTGAAAATGTGCGCAATTTGGCTGATAAATCTGAGAATTGGGATGTGATAAAAAGCGAATTAAGCAAAAGAAACTTTTATATTACAGAAAAACCCATAATACTTTCGCCTTCTGATTTTGGTTTACCACAAATTCGAGAAAGAGTTTATATTTTAGGTATCAAAAAATCAATAAAGAATAATGAAATATTAAATAATGGATGTATTCATGTTAATGATTTAAATTTAAAAAAATATTACAAGGTTTGTCAAATGGGCGATGCCTGGAAAATTCTCGAACAGGATGTATCCGACGATTATCTAATAACTGCTGAACAGGAAGAAATGATATTTGCTTGGGATGAATTTAGGCAAGCAACAAATATTGGAGTGATTGGATTCCCTATATGGTTAAACAGTTTTGGAGTAAATTTTGAAGATGAGGATTTATTTCGCCAAGAACAGGGGTATGAGGATATGCCTAATTGGAAAAAGCGTTTTGTAGATAACAATCGAAAGCTATATTTAGAAAACAGGGATTTTATTGATGACTGGATTGTTAGATATGATATGTTTAATCGCATCAAGCTTCTTCAAAAATTTGAATGGAATTGTGGTATTGATGTTGATGATATACATAACACTATTATTCAAATTCGACAATCCGGAATACGTATAAAGCGTCCTACTTATTATCCATCTTTAGTTGCTATGGTTAATACCCCTATTATATGGGATAGACAAAAACAACATTTTAGACATATAACTCAAAGAGAAGCTGCCAATCTACAAAACTTTCATGGTAAGTTTAAGTTTCCAAGAAATGATAAGGCTGCCTATAAACAGTTAGGGAATTCTGTTAATGTCAGAGTTTTAAAAATTCTTGGGGAACAATTATTCGCTTTGGCTAATGAAGGTTGGGGGGATGAAGAAAATGAATAG
- a CDS encoding helix-turn-helix domain-containing protein, translating to MSVDYKKLWILLIEKSITKPQFRQVANLSPATLTKLNKNEYVSLEILTRICKALDCNIGDILDVIN from the coding sequence ATGTCAGTTGATTATAAAAAACTATGGATTTTATTAATTGAAAAGAGTATAACAAAACCTCAATTTCGACAAGTGGCAAACTTGTCTCCTGCTACGTTGACCAAATTAAATAAAAATGAATATGTGTCTCTTGAAATTCTTACAAGAATTTGCAAAGCATTGGATTGTAATATTGGAGATATTTTAGATGTAATAAATTGA
- a CDS encoding HNH endonuclease domain-containing protein, whose product MMQLPYSENLSIERLGRLFDKMSESYKIFWFQAIVNKVISGKERLTYQELINEMIADSWYMVSEYKLNLGPSDTLEALVHYIHEISGMKTSEKKVNILNYLEQCNDKKIFEMKRTLTYFVPYRLQAPFVEAFAGSEWNLSKPNLASRMNQEKRLMYYYSDICGMGTSICVRPEWCTYIRKNQEILKGWIQYNLIMYLQRRNPNVPGISSKLEPPKDRKLNKVIKYWKTIMEITPVTDIYGNKVLTGETLSIDHFIPWSYVAHDEFWNLHPTTKSINCSKSNNLPDWKTYFPALIEKEYFSYQMMWKYDVVHKEFLKCSREHVNSDNVMTKLYKENISKSEFQENLENILLPIYNAARNAGFKDWFYSNAK is encoded by the coding sequence ATGATGCAGTTACCATATTCTGAAAATTTGAGTATTGAGCGTTTAGGAAGATTATTTGATAAGATGAGTGAATCTTATAAGATATTTTGGTTCCAGGCAATTGTGAATAAGGTTATCTCTGGGAAAGAGAGACTGACATATCAAGAATTGATAAATGAAATGATTGCAGATTCCTGGTATATGGTGTCAGAGTATAAATTAAATTTAGGGCCATCTGATACACTGGAAGCTTTGGTACATTATATCCATGAAATCAGCGGTATGAAAACCAGTGAAAAGAAGGTAAATATTCTTAACTATCTGGAACAGTGTAATGATAAGAAGATATTTGAGATGAAGCGGACTTTGACTTATTTTGTTCCTTATCGTTTACAGGCTCCTTTTGTTGAAGCCTTTGCGGGTAGTGAATGGAACCTTTCTAAACCAAATCTTGCATCGAGAATGAATCAGGAAAAAAGATTGATGTATTATTATTCTGATATCTGCGGAATGGGTACTTCTATCTGTGTACGACCGGAATGGTGCACTTATATAAGAAAGAATCAGGAGATTTTAAAGGGATGGATTCAATATAATTTAATTATGTACTTGCAACGGAGGAATCCGAATGTACCGGGAATTTCCAGTAAATTAGAGCCGCCTAAGGATAGGAAGCTAAATAAAGTTATTAAGTATTGGAAGACAATTATGGAGATTACTCCTGTTACTGATATTTATGGAAATAAAGTTTTGACGGGAGAAACACTTTCGATCGATCATTTTATTCCGTGGTCTTATGTAGCCCATGACGAATTTTGGAATCTGCATCCTACCACAAAAAGCATAAATTGTAGCAAGAGTAATAACCTTCCGGATTGGAAAACGTATTTTCCTGCATTAATTGAAAAGGAGTATTTTTCTTATCAGATGATGTGGAAGTACGATGTTGTACATAAGGAATTTTTAAAATGCAGCAGAGAGCATGTGAATAGTGATAATGTAATGACGAAACTGTATAAAGAGAATATATCAAAAAGTGAGTTTCAAGAAAACCTTGAGAATATTCTACTGCCGATATATAATGCAGCTCGAAATGCGGGATTTAAGGATTGGTTTTATAGCAATGCAAAGTAA
- a CDS encoding Fic family protein — protein sequence MTISETKVLLEDGITVGGKSLREALEAYGHSHAYDYMFSLIDKQTIQESDIKELHRLFYSGISESKAGVYRTVRVVITGSSYSVCAPDKIEQEIKYLCDWIEKERDNYDPVTFAAELHRRFIFIHPFEDGNGRTARLLMNTALIQKGYLPCVISPYIRNDYIQALEGAHAEPEKFIRFIAEAELETEKDFIRALGLEMPELKNI from the coding sequence TTGACAATTAGTGAAACAAAGGTGCTTCTTGAAGATGGAATTACAGTTGGAGGTAAATCCCTTAGAGAAGCATTGGAAGCGTATGGACACAGCCACGCTTATGATTACATGTTTTCGCTGATTGATAAGCAAACAATTCAAGAATCAGATATTAAGGAACTTCACCGACTTTTTTACTCTGGCATATCTGAAAGCAAGGCAGGGGTATATAGAACGGTACGTGTCGTTATTACAGGTTCATCTTATTCGGTTTGTGCACCGGACAAGATAGAGCAGGAAATAAAATATTTGTGTGATTGGATAGAAAAAGAGCGAGACAACTATGATCCGGTTACCTTTGCTGCAGAATTACATCGGAGGTTTATATTTATCCATCCATTTGAAGATGGGAACGGGAGGACGGCCAGGCTGCTGATGAATACGGCTTTAATACAAAAGGGGTATTTGCCTTGTGTTATTTCTCCTTATATAAGAAATGACTATATTCAGGCTCTGGAAGGAGCGCACGCAGAGCCGGAGAAATTTATCCGGTTTATTGCAGAGGCGGAGTTGGAGACAGAAAAGGACTTTATCAGGGCGTTGGGGCTTGAGATGCCAGAGTTGAAAAATATTTAA
- a CDS encoding DUF5688 family protein, with amino-acid sequence MNCLRSINDSEIKGHLEEMKMGEMVDDLLDFDSQKPPLYVLSNKKQINGAGCILYDGCLKDFADSQNSDVVILPSSLHETILVPDDGNLDYGELQKTVGQINESEVPKEDVLSNRIYRYSRHDCSISLIE; translated from the coding sequence GTGAATTGTCTTAGGTCGATCAATGACAGTGAAATTAAGGGCCATTTAGAGGAAATGAAAATGGGTGAGATGGTGGATGATTTGCTGGATTTTGATTCACAGAAGCCACCCTTATATGTGCTTTCGAATAAAAAGCAGATTAACGGTGCCGGATGCATTTTATACGATGGGTGTTTGAAGGATTTCGCTGATTCTCAGAATTCAGATGTTGTTATATTGCCGTCCAGTCTGCATGAAACTATATTGGTTCCTGATGATGGGAACTTGGATTATGGTGAGTTGCAGAAAACGGTTGGCCAGATAAATGAAAGTGAAGTTCCGAAGGAGGATGTGTTGTCGAATAGGATTTATAGGTATTCTCGGCATGATTGTAGTATTAGTCTTATAGAATAA